The DNA region GCGCGCGTCAGGCTCGCGCGTCCGGGCGCCGCAGGACCCAGCTCGCCGCGTCCATCAGCGTGTCGACGACGGCGTCGGCCCGGAGGCCCGCCGGCGGCGCCTGCTCCTGGCTCCGGCCGTAGCCGGTCCTGACCAGGACGCCGCGCGCGCCGGCAGCGTGCGCCAGGGCCACGTCGCTCCACTTGTCGCCGACGACGTAGGAGCGCTCCAGGTCGAGGTCGAGATCGCGGACCGCGCGGTGGACGAGCCCCGGCAGCGGCTTGCGGCAGTCGCACTGCCGGCGGTACGCCGCGACCGGCGCGTGCGGCTCGTGGGGGCACTGGTAGTGCCCGTCCAGACGCTCGCCGATGGCCTCCAGGCGCCGGTCGATGACCCGCCGGACCTCGTCGACGAACGCCTCGCGCACGAAGCCGCGCGCCACCCCGCCCTGGTTGGTCACCACCACGACGGCGTACCCGGCGCGGCGCAGCAGGCGCACCGCGTCGAGGCTCCACGGAAACAGCCGCAGGCGCTCCAGGCGGTCGAGGTAGCCGACGTCCTCGTTCAGCGTCCCGTCCCGATCGAGGAAAATCGCGGGTCTCATCGAATCACGCTGCATCCCTGTTGCAAAATCGCCGCGCAACCGACAATGCTATGCGAATGAAAGACACACTCTTCGTCGCGACGGTCGCCGCGCTCGTCCTCCTCGTGATCGAACGGCCGGTCGAGGCCTACCTGGACCCGGGCAGCGGCAGCATGCTGCTGCAGGTCCTTCTCGGCGGCTTCGCGGCGGTCGGCGTGGCGACGAAGCTGTACTGGCATCGCCTTGTGGAGCGCTTCG from Acidobacteriota bacterium includes:
- a CDS encoding HAD family hydrolase — encoded protein: MQRDSMRPAIFLDRDGTLNEDVGYLDRLERLRLFPWSLDAVRLLRRAGYAVVVVTNQGGVARGFVREAFVDEVRRVIDRRLEAIGERLDGHYQCPHEPHAPVAAYRRQCDCRKPLPGLVHRAVRDLDLDLERSYVVGDKWSDVALAHAAGARGVLVRTGYGRSQEQAPPAGLRADAVVDTLMDAASWVLRRPDARA